TTTGCCCCTCCATCTTTAATAGCTTTCCTGCACCACAGGGCCATCCCCGGGTCCCGATGGCCCTGGGGCATCTGATGCTGCCTCTTAAGGGTCTGCTGGCTGAAGAAAAGCCAGCCACTCAATGGAGTTGTTGCTCCATTCCTCTAGCCCTACTCGGGGCTGCAAGCTGCCAGCAGTTTGTTCAGGATTCCCTGATGGCAGCTCTAAATTGGACCCTAATTTCCATCTGTTGCGAGCAAGGAGCTGGTGTCAGGCAGCAGAATGAGCCTGGTGACAGCGGCCAGGGTCATCTGAGAGTCCCGATCACCAGAGCAGTCTGCAGTGACAAGGCAGATCTGAGGAGGAGCTGGGAAGCCCAGGGACAGGATCGGCTCCGTGGCCAGGCACCAGCATGGCTGTAGTGTAGCTCTGTCAAGGAGCAGGGGTGACAGCCTGGACTTAAATGCAGCTCCTGTGCTGGGGGACAGTCACGCATATCAGATGTGTAGTCCCCTGTGCCAGCTCTGGTGGGTTTGTGGGGTGTTGATGGCTCCTCCTGGCAGGGCTGGTGTGTGGGATGCACCTTCCCAGCCTTTCTAGCAAAATTCTGCTTTTACTGCCAAAATAACTCCCACGTAAGTGTGAGAGACAAGGGCACACCGCTCGGGGGTCAGGGACTAGAGGGAGCTGATGTGGCTTTGCTTTGCAAAGGGGGGGAGTGTGGGGAGGGTAACAGGACAAGCAACAGTCTGATCCCCCTGCACCTCTGCAAAGGAGCCCCGGGGTGTCCCACCCAAACCCCACGGCTTGCTGCTGCCCCCTGCCCCCGCTGGTTGCCTTTGTTTTCATTGCAGAAGcttggagatttaaaaaaaaaaaaaaaagtgggtggGATGTGAAGAGGAAAACTAATATGATTAAGGCAGGATTTGGGCACTGGCACAGAGCTGCCGTAGGTGGTGGGTATTAGCAGTAACAGCTGCTGCGCTTCCCattagaggaaaaagagaagaaggtcCCTGAAAGGATGGGTCTGTGGCAGGCCGGGAGGGCAGTGGCGGCAGCGAGCCCGGCAGCATACGTGTCCCGAGGTAAGCGACGGCGGCACCGGCAGCCCCAGCCCGGGCGACCCTGGGGAGCACAGCCCCACATGCGCCCCGCGCCCGAGCGGTGAGGGGCACAGGCGGGAGGCCGGGGGATGGATGGGAAACAGCGGCACAGCCTGGGAAACACCCGAGGGAaagagctgctgctcaggagtCCTTCCGCCAGCTCCTGCGAGAAATCGTATCCAGCAAGGGAGATTGCcctcctcctcaaggggaggccGACTCCACGAGGAGGAGGCACCCTGCCGCGGGTCCTGCAGGCCCTGGGTTGTTTAGCAAAGGCTGCCGTGACTCCCACAAGCATCTTCTGGTGTGTAAGTGCTTGGAGCGGCATGATGGTCAGCCGTGAAACCTTAACTGCATCCGTCTGCTCCCTGCTTCAGGCTGGGCACGACCTGCTGCGCGTGCAGTGGTGGTTTGTCAGTCAGCTGGCAAGTTTCAGAAGTGCTAGAGATGGAGGTGTAAGCTAGACGTCCCCAGCCTCTGGTTTCCTTTGATTTATTTACATCTACTTATTGACTAAATGTAATGAAAGCTAAGCCAGGAAAAGCTGCGTGTTGAAAAGATGTTAGAAAGTGCTACATTAAAAGCAGGCCTACCTGCCTTATAATATCCATTACAACAAATACTGCACGCTTCTTCTCCAGCTTcactttcattctgaaaaatcagaataacacagtactccagctaatctggaaatgtgttttctgcCAGCCACCAAAGCTGAGAGGTACTAAAGACACAGCATACCCAATATTAAACGTCAACCGTGTCAAGAAAAAGTACTTGCTTGGATTAAAAACTGTAGAATAAGGAGAAATCTTGGCATTAGCCAAAACAGCTGCCCATTTATCCCAGGCTTCCAATGCTGACTTCAAAGATAGCATCGCTGCCATTCTGTCCGCAACAGCAAGCCCTGACCGAGAAGGACAAGCCAAAATGCTGCTGGCCGGCCAGGGATGGGTCTGGTGGTCACAAAcagcccagcatctcccagccGCGACACGTGGGCCACTAAAAGGTGCTCCCGCTGGCCAGAGCGAGGGGCAGCCACATGCTTTCCCTGCGGGGACACGACTCCCCACCCACTGGGACGGggcctgcagcagctctgcaggtctAAGGGTAGATGTTCCCCCCACTGATCAGGTTGTACATTTGGGCTGGGAGTGGTGGAGCGTGCTGAATGCGGTTGTACAGAGCCGCCTTCTCCTCCTAAATGTCACTTTTTAGAGCAAATCTTCCTCAAACGCCCTCTCCATGGGCAACTTCACAAGAAATGCATCCTCTTGCGGggcctctcccctcccagcctcaACAATTTACTTCAAAATGTGAAATGCTGTGGATTACCTAAGCCGCTCCACGTGCCACAGAGATCATTTATTCTCCTTCATTTAACGGCTGCGGGAAGGGCAGCTCTGGAGCTCAGCTCATTCAAAGGCACCAGACAGGCTCACAGGCTGCTGAAGCCGCTGCTTGGAAATAAACCTGTCTGTTGTTTTCCACCGTAGGATGGAGGACAGCAGAGGAGCCCGCATCACTGTTGTGGGCTGGGCGTACACAACCCTGTGCTTGGTCTCCTCCGCAGCTGCCTTCTCGCACGGCGCGAGCCTCTCTGCCTGTGCTGACATGACACCCAGGCACCTGAGAGTGCAGCTGCACAGCCCCAGCAACAACTACATTACTGTCCACACCAACGTGTCCTTCTACTCCCCAGGTGACAGGGTTCCAGGTAAGAAACAGCTTCtcctttctgcatttgaaaaatacAGGATAACTGATCTCAAGTGATGGTGTTAATCTTTGTGAGGGCTGGGAAGAAGGATAACTGCTCCGAGTGAGCTATGCCACCTCTCTTGTCATGAGGAAACGAATGTATTTACAGAAGGATTCTGTTTGCAGCACTTGACCTAAGGTTTCTTAAATAATGGCTGGCTTCAGGTTTTCACCACATTGCAGACCAACTGTTTGTAGCCAGTAAGTCTGGATGCTTTGGGTGGGATTCATTTCTCTCAGCTGTGCCTCAACCATACAGGACCTCGTTACCTGTGATGGCACATGAGAGGCACCTCCAGAGGGTGAAGTCgccttccctgctcctctgcaCTGCACGAAGGGGTCTGGGTGACTCGGCTGACTCTTCGGTACAGGTGGGCAGCATGTCCCGTCCCCAGCACCGTTGCTCCTGAGGCAGATGCAGATAGAGCTAAGAGGCAGCgctccccagcctggctgcttgTCTGCTCATCCCCATGCAAAATAAAACCCCTCCAAGGGCAGTGCACAAGCTTATGCATATGTACAGGGTGATACCCAAAGCTTCTTCCTTAAAAATGGCTGCATGCTGCCTAACGCAATGTGGTTAGCAGCTTAgaatcaaggggggggggggtgggggggggcggtgtgtgtAGAAAAGACTCAAGCAAATTTTGTGTGCAATCACACACTGCAAAGTTAAAGTCTGGCCTCCTGCATCCAGCATGTCCAAGACAGACCAAGTGAAGACAAACACAGTaagatgtttttgttgttgttgcacgGGGTTTTCTTTTCGTTTCAATGCTCACACTGGAAACTCCATTGCAAACAATTGACCCCGTAACTATAAGGCAAATCCCTTCGTGTCCCGTGTTTTGTCTTGCAGTGACAGTGAGGAGCACCCGGGATTTTATGGGCTTTTTGCTTCAAGCTCGCAAAGTGTCTAACGATGAAATTGCTGGCACATTTGTCTTCATCCCTCCTGGTTCCAAGCTGCTGACTTGTTTCGAAGATGGTGACACTGTCACCCACTCAGACAAGTCACTGAAGAGAAATCTGTCCTTTGTATGGAAAGCACCAGACCAACCCATTGGAGACATCAAGTTTTTGTAAGAACATGCTGGTTCCTAGCCAAAATTTGTGTCTTCTCAGCCTGGCTTTATTTTTCCATTGTACTTGTCCAGCACAGTGGTTTATATATCTTGAACCCCATATAGCTAAACACTTATCAAATGCTGCAACAGTATCCCAGCTGGTATATAAATCACCACTTATATCTGCTGAGTAgtgctgctttttatttacaTGGTCACTATTTTCTCAGAATAAATACATTGAAAGATGACAGCCTAAGCACTTAGGAAATAGAAATATTAAGGCATAAAGAGAGAACTGTGGTCATGTTGCCTGTCTTTCTAAATAACATAGCCCACAGGACTTCCCTGCCTACAAAATAATCTTGTATatcactccttaaaaaaaaaaacctaaaaatgagtggttttaaaaacagttaaatgTAAACAGAATTATTCACAGTAGGAAGAGAAAGTGAGCACTGGGTCAACACTTGACATCTCTGCACCAAAGTCCCAAACTGTCCAAGCATTTTGGTTCTGATTTGGAATGAAATTAAACGTCTTCTAACTGGCTGTCTTAGAGGAAGCACAGCGGCTTTTCATTTTGGAAGAGATTATATTGTCAAGTTTTGACTTTACAAAACCACTTAGAAGCTGCTTGGCCAGATCCTTGGCTGCTTCCCAAAACATAAGCGTTCTGGTGAGTGCCGTGGTTTGTGCATCTCATTGTGATTCAACACAAATTCATTGAAACAGAAATACTGCTGCTTGGCATTTTGAATTTTTGCCCATTGTTTTAGATTGGGAAATACTATTAAAAACACATAAAACTCAAGCAACTGAataaacccaacccaaacccgaCACCTATTCCTAGCTACCTGTTTTGAAGCGTCCTTCATCCTCTGGATTTTGACCCTCCAAGCTGATTTCTGATagcttctcccttttctccctacCACAGCACCCGCAAAAACTCCTTGTTAGGCTTAAAAATGGCTTATAAGGGTCATCTGGCACAGGCAGACCCAGGTTGGTTTCCCCTTAGCTAATTCTCAGAAGCAGCTGAGCAATCTGAACTGAAATTCTCCTAAAATCTCCAGCTTAAATAAGACTCTCTGGGTGAACAGTTAAAGGTTGGCCAATGCAGTTTTGGCACCTGACAAAAAGCAGAGGGTTAGGCAGGCTCAAATATCAGAGGGCTGAGaagacagacttttttcttttttcataccTATTCTGCTGTTTGTACAAGTTACATTGACTTGTTTTAATTAGTAAATACCACTGTTGTTTCCCTGCCTACGGAAGATTATAAGCAGAGCTAGTCCAAGTTTTCCAAATGAACGTCTATCCACACAGCAAatataatagcttttttttttttttaatctaagttCCCACACTTTTTTTGGTTGATCTTAATTATGAGTGGTGACTCTTCACCCCATATTGGGACCTGGTATCTTGTATTTGTAATATAAAATGTGTGATGGTCTAatcctttaaaatacttttgcGTTGCTTCTGTCTTCAGATCCTTGTGATTAGCTAAACAGTTGGATGTTTTGTTAACGCTATAGAGCCAGTAAATTCTTCCCTAATTATGTTTTAACAGCATCTCCATAGTCCAGTCGTACTTTGTTTACTGGGCAAAGATCGAATCTGCTATCGTGGCTCAGCGAgggcaaaacaaaacacttgctgGCAGCAGCAAGAAGCCCGACCCTGTAACCCCCGTGCCCTTGCAGGGACCAGCTGACCCACACCCCACAGGTACGGCAAGCAAAGGTACAGGTTTGTTACCGACCGCTTCCCACAGAGTAGTTTTACAGCTTATTCCAGGCAAGCGTTGAGCACAAGTGACCCAAGCAAGCTGGAGGGACTCATTTAACTCCTGTGGCCGTTGGGGAGATCAGCGATGGCTGTGGCAAACTCCTTGAAGTAAGGGCATGGGTCAGCATTCAAGGTGATGGAGCCAGCTCCAAGGAGGGTACCAGAAAGATAAACAGGGTTGCCAGATCTTATGATTTCAATGCAAACCCTAAAATGCAGCATACTTGACCTAAAACCTCAGCTCCTGAAGACAAGCAAGTGCAATTAGCAATGCTGTCtaaataaatgaatacatttgTTTCTAAATGTGACTATTGCCCATCACGTATGTGTTTAGTTGTATTTATGTGGCCTTTGGTCAGCAAAAGGCTCCAAGAATTTTCTTATCCCAAATCAGATGGGTGTCTCAGCATTTTTGGCATGGCACCAAGACTGAGTTTTAATTATCTTACTTGACCATAATTTAGGCAGTGGGCTTTGCTGCTTTACTTTCCATCTGGGTTCCCACTTCAAATTAAgtagcatgaaaataaaaaaaaaaggcactattACGATGCTTCCTGGCAAATGTTAGCACCACGAGGGATTTGAAATAAACAAACCAAAGGCAATAGACTtctgctcctctctccctgctTCTTGTTTTGTCTCCCTGCTGGACAAGGTCCCACCTCACCCGCGGCTGCCACCGgctcccccctgcacccccccataCCACCGGCCAACCCCACTGGCATCGCAGCAACGCCAGCACCAGAGCCAGGTTTCGGTGTCGGGTCAGACACCCGTCTCGTTGCTGAGCTGAAGCAGCTGGCTTGGCCTTCGCAGGCTGCGTCCGGCGGGAGCAACGAGCCCAGAGGCCAGGGGCTGGAGCCATCCCTCCCCACCCGAGACCCCAGCACGGCGGACCCCTTGCAAGGTTTCCTCTCCCGAGACGACGCCTCCGGCTACAGCACCTCCAAGGGGTAAACTAGGCGGTGGGAAGAGTTATTTCTCCAGCCCTTCTGGGAATGGAAAATAGCACTGGTTTTCCTGCGGATGAGCGAGGGTCTGTGTAGGAAGGTGtctgtggctggggggggggcaggcaagAG
The sequence above is drawn from the Strix aluco isolate bStrAlu1 chromosome 4, bStrAlu1.hap1, whole genome shotgun sequence genome and encodes:
- the REELD1 gene encoding reelin domain-containing protein 1, which codes for MLTLETPLQTIDPVTIRQIPSCPVFCLAVTVRSTRDFMGFLLQARKVSNDEIAGTFVFIPPGSKLLTCFEDGDTVTHSDKSLKRNLSFVWKAPDQPIGDIKFFISIVQSYFVYWAKIESAIVAQRGQNKTLAGSSKKPDPVTPVPLQGPADPHPTGPTSPAAATGSPLHPPIPPANPTGIAATPAPEPGFGVGSDTRLVAELKQLAWPSQAASGGSNEPRGQGLEPSLPTRDPSTADPLQGFLSRDDASGYSTSKGAESIASAATPHLCLVCKEDRQASTESRAVLKASRHATASPAPHVHAHLGDTAATIAWFGDANAAGNLSSASRQMAERKLAPQPEEAGARGEEAVAGGNTPPWVTRPAPKSAIPGKGEDPGRGTRLLAAQLGILLVCTAALGLALAAAVRCVCAQHCHKRTEVSFSEPDPDVITVRENGEVMRFRKIRENSFVLVQAEYNWVSPSSSGKKTII